The Streptomyces sp. NBC_00335 DNA window GGCTGGGGCTGGGGGCGGTGCCGGTGCCGGAAGGGCGGCGGGTCGCCCGGCTTGGGGGCGGTGCTGGCACCGGGCTCGGGCCCGGAGTCGGGCACTGCTCCGGGGGCGAGGCCGGGCCGGGAGGGCGGCGGGTCGCCGGGGATCGCCCGGGCGGGCGGGTCAGGAGGTGACCGTGATGCGGAAGACCGGGTGGTCGGGTGCGGCGGCGCGGAGCTCGGACTCGGAGGACTTCGCGGTGACCCCGTCGAAGAACCGGTTGACCTCCCAGCCCCACTTCTTCAGATATCCGCGCAGGACGACGGCCTGCTCGGCGGGGTCGGTGAGCTCGGTGACGGTGAAGGTGTGCACGGTGCGGCCCAGGCGGAGCTCGCCGCCGCCCGCGGCGCGCATGTTGCGGACCCACTGGGAGTGGCCGCGGGCGGAGACCAGGTACCGGGTGCCGTCCTGGGTGTACGGGTTCACCGGGATCCGCTGCATCTTGCCGGAGGTGCGGCCGCGCACCGACAGCTCGGCGGTTCCGGCCAGGCTCATGCCGAGCCGGGCGAGCTTGCCGACGAGGGCGTTGAAGCGGATGTCGAGCGGGCCGGCCTTGACGTAGTAGGGCTTGGGCGCGGTCATGACGGCCTCCGAGGAGTTTGGGAGAGCACTGCTCTCGCTTGAGAACAGTGTGCACGGATCGATGCTCCAAAACAAGAGCAGTGCTCTCTGAAGAGATCGACGCTCTCGTTGTTGGGCAGTGCTCTGCCTGCATGGCACACTGACACCCATGAGCACCGTGCGAGGGGCCAGGGAACGGGCCCGCATCGAAGTCACCGCCGCCATCAAGGACGAGGCGCGCCGCGCGCTCGCGGCGGAGGGCGCCGCCAAACTCTCGCTGCGGGCCGTCGCCCGCGAGCTGGGCATGGTCTCCTCCGCCCTCTACCGCTACTTCCCCAGCCGCGACGAGCTCCTCACCGCCCTCATCGTCGACGCCTACAACAGCGTCGGCGCCGCCGCCGAGGGCGCCGACGCCCGCTCGCTGGCCTCCGGCGGCACCCCCCGCGCCCGCTGGGCCGTGGTCTGCGCCGCCGTCCGCGACTGGGCGCTGGAGCACCCGCACGAGTACGCCCTCATCTACGGCTCGCCCGTCCCCGGCTACACCGCCCCCCTCGACACCGTCGGGCCCGCCTCCCGTGTGGGCAACTCCCTCATCGGCATCGTCCGTGCCGCCTACGAGGGCCGCGGCATTTCCCTCCCGCCGCTCCCCGCCGAGCTGCGCCCCGAGGCCGCCCGCATGGCCGCGGACTTCGCCGAAGGCCTGCCCCTCGAGGCGGCCGCGGCCCTGGTCGCGGCCTGGGCGCAGCTCGTCGGACTGATCTCCTTCGAACTGTTCGGCCAGTTCGAGCGGGTCGTCGAGGACCGCGCCGCCTTCTTCGCGCACGCCGCCGGACAACTGGCGCACGGGGTCGGGCTTCCCGCCGTATAGGCGCACACAGGCCCGTGCGGGGGACGGCCTGTCGACTGCGCCAGTGACTCCGAGTCCGGAGCGCGGGTCGCGGGCCGGTGAGGTTCTAGTCGCGACCTGATTGCCGCACGCGCGGCACGCATCCACTGGCGCCGACTCGTTGCGCACGATGTCCCGCACCTGGGCGGTCTGATCCTCGGCGGCGACCGCCCCGGTGACCGCGCAGAGGTCCGCCCCTGAGCTGTCTCGCCGGCACCGTCTGCTGTGGTTCCCGGACGCTCACTGGGGCCGGGCGACCGAGGCGGGAACCTTCGTTTGTAATAGGTCAATACGCTATCCGACTATTACCGTATGCTGTCTTCGGCGCTTCGCCCCCGGTCCGTAGGGACCGGGGGCGCCGGCGTCCGGAGGAGAGGTGTGTCGTGATCGAGCGGTACACGCGCCCCGAGATGGCGGCGCTGTGGAGCGAGGAGACCAAGTACGCGACCTGGGTGCGCGTCGAGGTGCTGGCCAGTACCGCGCAGACATCCCTGGGAGTCGTACCCGACGAAGCCCTGGCCGACATCCGGCGGGCCCCGCTGCCGGCCGTCGTGAGGATCCGGGAGCTGGAGGCCGAGCGGGACCACGAGATCCTCGCCTTCCTCGCCGCCTGGACCGAGACCATGCCGGCCGACTCCGCACGCTGGGTCCACCACGGCATGACCAGCTACGACCTGGTCGACACCGCCCAGGGTGTGCTGCTGGCCGACTCCGTGGACCTCGTGCTGGACGCGGCCCGCACGCTGACCGGGCTGCTGATCGACCGGGCCGAGGAGCACTGGGACACGGTCTGTGTGGCCCGCACCCACGGCGTCCATGCCGAGCCGACGACCTTCGGCCACAAACTCGCCGTCCACGCCCACGCCCTGCACCGCTGCACGGGCCGGCTCACCGCCGCCCGCCGGGCCGTCGCCGTGGGCACCCTCTCCGGAGCCGTCGGCACCTACTCCCACATCTCCCCCCAGGTCGAGGCGTACGTCTGCGGCGAGCTGGGCCTGGGCGTCGAACCGGTCCCCACCCAGGTCGTCGCCCGCGACCGCCACGCCGAGCTGATCGGAGCGCTCGCGATCACGGGCGCCGTGGTGGAGCAGTTCGCCCTGGAGATGCGCCTCCTGCAGCGCACCGAGGTCGGGGAAGTCGAGGAACCCCGCAGCGGCGCCTACCAGGGCTCCAGCGCCATGCCCCACAAGCGGAACCCGACGACCAGCGAACGGCTCTGCGGCCTGGCCCGGGTGCTGCGCGCGAACGCCGGAGCGGCGTACGAGAACATCGCGCTGTGGCACGAGCGCGACCTCGCGCACTCCTCCGTGGAACGCGTCGTCCTCCCCGACAGCCTCGCCATCGCCCACCACCAGCTCGTCTCCGCCGCCGAGCTTCTCACTGGCCTCACGGTCAATCCCGAGCGAATGGCCCGCAACCTCCGGGCCACGCGAGGGCTCGTCTACTCCTCCGAGGTCTTCCTCGGCCTCACCGAGGACGGAGTCGACCGCGAGAGCGCCTACCGCCTCGTACAGGCCGCCGCCGACGACGCGCACACGACGGGGTCATCCCTGGCCGAGACGCTCGCGGCCCGCGGAGTGCACGCCCCCGACGCGTGGTTCGAACCCCGCCGGTTCCTCGGCAACCGCGACCACCTGAAGTCCCGACTCGACACCCTCAAGAAGGAGCACCAGCGGCATGTGGACATGTGAACAGGTCATCGGAGCCGGCCTCGACGTCGCCGAGGTCGCCGCCCTCTACCGGGCCTCCACGCTCGCCGAGCGCCGCCCCGTCGAGGACACCGGCCGCTTCACGAGCATGCTGGCCGGAGCCAACCTCGTCATCACGGCCCGGGACGGCGACGGCCGGCTGATCGGCATCGCCCGCTCCCTCACCGACGGCGCCTACTCCACCTACCTCAGCGACCTCGCCGTCGACGTCGCCTGGCAGGGCAAGGGGGTCGGCCGCGACCTCGTCCGCGCCACCCGCGAGGCCGCACCGCGGGCCAAGGTCATCCTGCTCTCGGCCCCCGCCGCCGTCGACTACTACCCGCACATCGGCTTCGAGCGCCACAACTCCGCCTGGACCATGACCGCCCCCGCAGGCTGACCGCCCCCGCAGACTGGCCGCCCCCGCGGGCTGACCGAGCCGCAACCGGATCGTGGGTACGAGCACCGCCACGGCCGGCTTGTCCATCGCCGACGGGCGCGGCATGGCGGTGAGTCCGCGCCGTTCAGGGCTATTCATTCCGTACCGGTCAAGATGGTGACTTTATGGGCGCATGGGTCGCGAACCATCTGATCTGCCTCTCACGCAGGTGTCCCGGTTCGGGTGCCCACCCGTGACCACGACGCACCAGGAGAATCCCATGAGCACGCACGACTCGGCGGTGTCCCAGGCCCCCGACCTCTCGGTGGCACGGCGGCGCAGCGCCGAGTTGGAGGCCCTGATCGCCGCGGATCCGGGTCGGTTCCGGGTGCTGACCGGGGACCGGCCGACCGGGCGGCTGCACCTGGGGCACTACTTCGGCACCCTGCAGGGCCGGGTCAGGCTCCAGGACCTGGGCGTGGACACCTTCGTGATCGTGGCCGACTACCAGGTGCTCACCGACCGGGACGTCGCCGAGCACCTGGCCGAGCACGTCGAGGACCTGGTGCTCGACTACCTCGCGGCCGGCATCGACCCCGAACGGTCCACGATCTTCACGCACAGCTCGCTTCCCGCCCTCAACCAACTGCTGCTGCCCTTCCTCTCTCTGGTCTCGGTCGCGGAACTGCGCCGCAACCCCACCGTCAAGGACGAGATCGCCCACTCCCGGCAGGCCTCGGTCAGCGGGCTGATGTTCACCTACCCCGTGCACCAGGCCGCCGACATCCTCTTCTGCAAGGCCAACCTGGTCCCGGTCGGCCAGGACCAGCTCCCGCACCTGGAAGTCACCCGCACCATCGCCCGCCGCTTCAACGACCGCTACGGCCGGGGCACTCCGGTCTTCCCGGAGCCCGATGCCCTGCTGTCGGCGGCCCCACTGCTGCTCGGCACCGACGGCACCAAGATGAGCAAGTCGCGAGGCAACGCCATCACCCTGTCGGCAACCGCCGACGAGACCGCCCGGCTGATCAAGGGCGCCAAGACGGACGCCACCCGCCGCATCACCTACGACCCGGCCTCCCGCCCCGAGGTCTCCAGCCTCGTCCTGCTCGCCGCCCTGTGCCAGGAGCGCGACCCCGTCGCGGTCGCCGAGGAGATCGGCGACGGCGGCGCGGCGCAGCTGAAGAAGGCCGTCACCGAGGCGGTCAACGAGCGCCTCGCACCCATGAGGGCCCGCCGCGCGGAACTCGCGGCCGACACCGGCTACGTACGCGAAGTCCTGCGCTCGGGCAACGAGCGGGCCGGTGCCGTCGCCGAGGCCACCCTGGCCGAGGTCCGGACCGCCATGGGCATGGCCTACTGATGCCCGGGCCCGTGTGGTTGCGGCACATCGCCGAGATCCGGGCCGTTCCCGTCGACCGCGCCCTCGTCGCGCGCGGCGCCCTGGGCATGCTGCTGCCGCTCGCCGTCGGCCAGCTGGCCGGCAGGCCCGACCTGGGAGCAGCGGCGGGCCTCGGCGCGTACGGCGCGGCCGTCGACGACACCGCCGCGCCCTGGCGCACCCGCGCCCTGACCCTGCTGCTCCCGCAGCTGGGCGGCGCGATCGGACTGGCCCTGGGCCGGCTCACCGGGGGCCAGGCGTGGGCGCAGATCCTGCTGGTGGCCGTCGTCGCCCTGGTCTCGGGACTGCTGTCGACGATCGGCCGGATCAGCGACATGGCCGCCCTGGTCCTGCTGCTCGCCACCGCCATGGGCCTCGGACTGCCCACCGCCCCGGCCTGGTGGCAGGTACCGCTGCTGTTCCTCCTCGGCGGCATCCCCCTGATGCTGCTGTCCCTGACCGACGCACTGCGCCACCCCGGACGCGCCGAACGCCGGTCCGTCGCAGGGGCGCTGCGCGCCGTGGCCGACCTCCTGGACGCCCCCGAGAGCGCGTGGGCCGAGCGCCGCCACCAGGTCACCGTCGCCATGGACGCCGCCTACGACACCGTCGTCATCCGCCGGCTCTCGCCGCCCCGCCCGGGCAGCAGCGCCGCTCAACTGGCCGCCCACCTCGACCGGCTGATCGAGGTGATCGCGGCGGCTCCCGCCGTTCGCACCGCCCCGGCCCGCGAGTCGGCTGCCGAGTACGCCGACGCGGTACGCCGGGTCGCCGACGCCGTCGAGACAAGGATCCCCGGGCCGATCGCCCTTCCACCCGCCCCGCAGGACCGGGCCGGGCGCGCACTGCGCACCGCCGTCGCCGCACTCGCCACCCCCGGCGAGAAGCCCGCGGACGGCCGGCCCCGCCTGCTGCCGACGCGCCCCACGCCCCTGCGCCGGCTCGCCGGAGCCGTCGCGGCCAAGTTCCGAAACCCGGCCGCCCGCCGCTACGCCCTGCGCCTGACCGCGTGCCTGACGGTCGCCCAGGCGGTCGCCTCGCTCAGCGGCCTGCCGCGCTCCGGCTGGCTGGTGCTCACCGTCGCCCTCATCGTGCGGCCCGGCCTCGGCACCGTGCCCGCCCGGCTGGTGACCCGTGTCCTGGGCACCACGGCCGGGGTCCTGATCGGCCTCGCCGTCACCGCCGTGCTCCCCGCCGGCTGGTGGCGCATCGCCGCCGTGGTCGTCCTGACCGGCCTGCTCCAGGCCTACGCCCGCCGCAACTACGCCCTGCAGACCCTCTTCCTCACACCGGTCATGCTGCTGCTCGCCGACCCCCTGGGCCAAGCAGGATCCACCGTCCCCCGAGCGCGCCTGATCGACACCGTGATCGGCTGCGCCCTCGCCTTCATCGTGGGGTATGTGCTGTGGCCCGAGGACACCCGTGCCCGGGTGGACCACCGGCTGGCGACCGCCCACGAGGCCATCGCCGCCTACGCCGACGCGCGGGAAGCCGACGGCGACGCCGCGACCCTCCACACCCTGCGCCGCCGGATCCACGGCGATCTGGCCGCCGTCCGTACCGAACTGATCCGCCTGCGCACCGACCCGCGCCACCACCACACCCTCCAGGCGTGGCAGAACGACCTCGACCACGCGGAAGCCGCGATGACCCGTCTCACCAGCCTGACGGCCACGGGCCACCACGGCACACCGGTGGTGACCAAGGAGATGACCCGCGACCTTTCCACGGACCTGCGCCGACGGGCCGCCCGGCTACGGGAACGCCGGCCCCGACGAGTGCGCGTCCAGCGCTGACCCGCCTCAGCCGCAAGTGCTGTGGCATGTCGGCGGAGTGCTTCCCACCGGTGCCGCCCGCTCGGCGGACCGCTGAGTCAGGTCCTTGGCATCGGCGGCCTTGCGGCCAATGGGGGTATGCGGGGGCGTCCCAACCGGATCCATCGGCAACAAGACATAAATTGGCCCATATGTCGGCCACTGCGCGTACCACCGCGAATCGGTATCCCGAGCGGGTCACCTACGAACGGGACGCGGTCTACGCGATCCTCGACGAGGCCCTCGCCGTCCATGTCGGCTTCAACACCGACCTCGGCCCGGTGGTCATCCCCACCCTTCACATGCGGGTGGGGGACCAGCTCCTCCTGCACGGCTCCGCGTTCGGCCGCTTCATCACCACCGCCGCGTCCGGCGCGCCGCTGTGCGTGACCGCGACCCTGATCGACGGCGTGATCCTGGGCCGGGCCTCCTCCCATCACTCGGCCGCCTACCGCTCCGCCATGATCTTCGGGACCGCCACGGCGATCGAGGACGAGCAGGAACGCGCCGACGCCCTCGCCGACGTCGTGGAGAGCGTCATTCCCGGCCGGTTGTCCGGCCCGTATGCCGCCCGCCGCCCCAACGTCGAGGAAGCCCGGTACACGGCCTGTCTGACCATGCCGATCACGGAATTCTCGATGAAGGTCCGCGAGGGCTTCGCCCGGGACGAGCCCAAGGACGACCAGGTCGAATCCTGGGCGGGCTGGATTCCGCTGACCACCACCCCCGGAACCCCCGTCCCCGACACGATCACCGGCGACCGCTTCCCCGCCCCCCACTACGACCCGTCCATCCACCGCTTCCGCCAGAACTGACTCCACCCCGACGTGACTGGTGCAGAGAAGCCTGGACGGCCCTCGCGGGGCCGTCCAGGCCGGGGCGGGGAAAGTTCGCTTGTCAGTTCCTCCTACTGAAGCAGGGGAATCGGCCCTGGTGCGCCCGGCCGCCCGTCTAGTGTTCCTCGGGCCGGGTTCCCGTCCCGGCTGTCGTTCCGGCGCCCGGCCATCGACCCGGCGCCGCCCCCGCCGCCGCCCCGAGGAGCAGTCATGACCCGCGCCGCGAAGGCCGTTTACGCCATCCTGGCCACCCTCTTACTGGCCGCGCCGGCGCCGGCCGTCACCGCGTCGGCGAGCTCGGAGCCGGGCCCCGTCCAGGCCCAGGCCCGTACGCCCGCCCCGGCTCCGACACCCGAGGTGAGACCGACCCCCCGGGCAGCCGGCGTACGGGGCCTTGAGATAGCCGTCCCGGCCTACGTCTGGGCCGACGACCCCATGCTCGTCGACCTCACCGCCACCAGCCCGGCCGCCTCGGTCGTGGTGCTCAACCCGGGCAACGGCGACTCCCCGTTCGACGCCCCCTGGCGGGCCCGCGCCGACGTCCTGCGCACCGGCACCACCGCCACCGGCGAGAAGACCAAGGTGCTCGGTTACGTCCACACCGACCACGGCAACCGCGACATCGCCGAGGTCAAGGCCTCCGTGGACAACTACCTGAAGACTCCCGACGGCCGCCTCCACGTGGACGGCATCTTCTTCGACGTGGTCAGCCGCGACTGCGGCCCGGCCAACGCGATCCGCGACCACTACACGGAGCTCCGCCGCTACGTGCAGGACACCATGGAGGCCGTCGCCCCCGGCACGTCGGACCTGGTCGTCAACAATCCCGGTACGGCCATCGCCGACTGCTTCCTGGAGCCCGGCCGCCGCACCGCCGACGTCTTCGTCACCTTCGAGGACACGTACGCGGCCCACACCGGAGCCGGCTGGCTCGGCGGCAACGTCTTCAACGCACTCACCGGCTACCGCTCCGGCGCCGAACTCGACCCGAGCGGCACCGCGTTCTGGCACCTCGTACACGACGTCCCGGACGCCACCGCGATGCGCGCGACCCTCCGCACGGCCTTCCAACGCGGCGCCGGCTACGCCTACGCCACCAGCGCGCAGATGCCGAACCCCTGGGACGCCCAGCCCACTTGGAAGTACCGCGCCCAGACCTCGTACGCCTCGACCCTGGGCTGAGCCGCACTCCGTCCGCCCGACCGCGGTGACCTCGACGGTCCGGCCGTCGGGGTCCACGAACCGGTGGCGCCCCGGCGCGAGCCCGCCCTACGGCCGGGGAATCACATGCGGCCCGGTCCGGGAGGCCCGGTCTAGGACCGGCCGAGGCCTTCGCGGCCCTCGTTCTGCGGGCGGTGGGCGAAGCGCCACAGGACCTGTGCGACCCGGAGGAGGAACGCCGTCGCGGCCAGGGCTCCGCCCACCATCGTCAGGGTTCGGTCGGCCGTGGGGGAGAGGTCGAAGGCCAGGACGGGCACGTACAGCACCGCGAAGGCGAGTCCGGCCGCGAACAAGCCGCTGACGAAGGCGAAGACGATCTCGATGGTGATCGCGTCCCGGTCGGCCTGACTGCGTTGCTCCATGCCCGCAGTCTCGCCGCCCGAGCCGCACCACGACAAGGGCGCACCCGGTGTGCCCAGGGGTCAGATTCCGGCCGTGTCCACCCAGAGCCGGGCCAGTTCGGCGTCGCCCGTCACGCCCGGTCCGGTGAGCGGCCGGCGGTTCCAGAGCGCCGAGTAGAGCCAGGAGGCCTCGCCCGTCAGCGTGCAGTCCGCCTCCGCGCCGTCCGTGCCGTCCGCGCCGTCCGTGCCGTCGGGGGTTCCGCGTACCGTGCGCGCCGGCTCCTGGGACAGGTGTACGGTCCACACCGCGCCCGTGTCGGAGGCCCGTACCCGCATCACCCGCGGCTCCGCTGTCCGTACCCGGCTCTGCGGCCGCGCGTGGAACCCGGTCAGCAGCTCGTCCACCCCGTCCTGTGCGAAGCCCGGGTCCACCGCCCCGAAGGGCACGCCCAGCGCGGCTTCCGCGTCCATCCGGTGCACGGTGGTCTCGTGCGCCTGGCGCCGTGCCCAGAAGGCCAGCGGCGAAGGCGGCGCGGTCGGAAGGAAGGTCCAGCACTGCGCGTCGGCCGATGTCGCGGAAAGGGTCCGCACCAGCGTCGCGTGGCCCTCGCGGAACCAGGCCAGCAGTTCCGCCCCCACCAGCTCCGGCGCCTCCGGGAACGGTGCCCGCTCGGTGAGGCCCCGGGCCACGTACCCGGTGGCCCAGCGGTGCACGGAGCCCGTGTGCCGCAGCAGATCGGCGACCCGCCACTGCGGACAGGTGGGCACCAGGGCGTCCGTACCGGCCCGTTCGGCGGCCTCGGCGAGCTGCTCGCCCTCGCGGGCCACGGTCTTCACATAGCTGATGATCTCCATGCCGGGAGTCTCGCAGCCGCCCGCGGGGACGCACAACGAAGGATGATGGAGGTCACGGAGCCGGTCGCGGAGCCGGTTGAGGTGCACGCGGAGGAGACGGTGGAGGCGGTGGACGCCATGGGGCACACGGGCGGCGAGCTCTTCCCGCGCGAGCGGGCCGAGATCGTGCCCGGCGCCGTGCACGTGCCCGACTGGCTGGAGCCCGGGCGGCAGCGGGAGTTGCTGGAGGCCTGCCGGGAATGGGCCCGGCCGCCCGCCGGGCTGCGCAGGGTGCGCACGCCGGGCGGGGGGACGATGACCGCCCGGCAGGTGTGCCTGGGGCTGCACTGGTACCCGTACGGATACGCGCCCACCGCCGTCGACGGGGACGGGGCGCCGGTGAAGGCGATGCCCGACTGGCTCGCGCGGCTGGGGCGCGACGCCGTCACCGCCGCGTACGGGAGGGCGCCGGATCCGGCCGTCGCGTACGACATCGCCCTGGTCAACTTCTACGAGGGCGAGTCCCGCATGGGCATGCACCGGGACGCCGAGGAGCGCTCCGAAGCCCCGGTGGTCTCGCTGAGCCTGGGTGATTCCTGCCTCTTCCGCTTCGGCAACACCGCCTCGCGCGGGCGTCCGTATCGGGACCTTGAGCTGCGCAGCGGGGATCTGTTCGTCTTCGGCGGGCCGGTCCGACGGGCCTTTCACGGGGTGCCGAAGGTCCTGCCCGGCACCGCTCCGCCGGGCCTCGGGCTGACCGGGCGGTTGAACATCACGTTGCGGGTCGGCGGGCTCGGCTAGCGGGCGGCGCCCCGGACGCTCCGATCATGCGAGGATCGCTGTCATGAACGGCAACGGGGCCCCGCGGCGGGTGGGGGATGTGACCACGGTGTCCGCTGGGACGGACGGGACCGACGGAACCGAAGGGGCCGGCACGGCTGCGGGATCCGACAGGGCGGGAGCGTCCGTCGCGCCGACGGCGTCCGAGGCGTCCGCGTCCGCGAATTCAGCGTCCGCAGCATCGGCATCGGGATCGGCAACGGCCGCGACCTCGGCATCCGCGGCATCCGCCGGCTCCGCACGGACCAAGCTGGAGCGGGGCCGTGGCGCCCTCGGCCCGGCGCTGGAACTCGTCCACACCGGCCGGGCTCCGACCCGCGCGGTCCTGACGGCCGAGCTCGGTGTCACCCGTGCCACCGCCGGCGCCGTCGCCGCCGAACTGGAGGCGCTCGGCCTGATCCGTGTGGACTCCCGCCCGGGCGGGGCCGGCGGAACCCAGGGCCGCCCCTCGCACCGGCTCTCCGTGGACGAGAACGGCCCGGTGGCCCTGGCGGCGCAGGTGCACTCGGACGGGTTCCGGGCCGCCCTGGTCGGCCTCGGCGGCCGGATCGTCGCGACGGCTCCCGGACGGGTCCCCGTGTCGGCCGACCCCGCGCAGGTGCTCGGCGCGGTCGTCGAAGCCGGGGCCGCGCTGCTCGCGCAGACCGGCCGGCGCTGCATCGGCGCCGGCCTCGCCGTGCCCTCGGCGGTCGCGGAGCCGGAGGGTACGGCGCTGAACCCGCTGCACCTGGCCTGGCCGGCCGGTTCGCCCGTGCGGGCCATCTTCGCCGAATGCGTGAAGGAGGCCGGCATCGACGGCCCGGCGCTGACCGGCAACGACGTGAACCTCGCCGCGCTCGCCGAGCACCGCCACGGCGCCGGCCGCAGCGCGCAGCACCTGCTCTGCGTGGCCACCGGGCACCGCGGGGTCGGCGGGGCGCTGGTCCTGGACGGCCGCCTGCACAGCGGGAGTTCGGGCCTGGCTCTGGAGGTCGGCCACCTCACCGTGAACCCGGAAGGGCGCCCCTGCCACTGCGGCAGCCGCGGCTGCCTCGACGTGGAGGCCGACCCGCTGGCCTTCCTCACCGCCGCCGGCCGCACCCCGGGCCCCGAGGTGTCCCTGCTCCAGCAGGCCCGCGACCTGCTGCGCGAGGAATCCGCGGACCCCGGGGTACGGGCGGCCACCGAGGAGCTCATCGACCGGCTCGGCCTGGGCCTCGCGGGCCTGGTCAACATCCTGAATCCGGACCGGATCATCCTGGGCGGACTCCACCGCGAGCTGCTCTACGCCGACCCCGAGCGGCTGCGCGCGGTGGTCGCGGACCGCAGCCTGTGGGGGCGCAGCGGCGGCGTGCCGATCCTGCCGTGCACGCTCGACCACAACAGCCTGGTCGGCGCCGCCGAGCTGGCGTGGCAGCCGGTGCTGGACGACCCCCTCGGGACCCTGGGCACGGCGGCCTGAGCGCTCGCCGACCCCTCCGGGCGGCCGCGGCGGCCGGAGGCTACCCGGGCCGGGCGCCGACCGAGGCGCTCACCGACAGGCCTGCGGAGACCGGCTCCAGGGGTGCGGCGACGGGCGGGGCCGGCGCGGGGTCCCGTACGGGCTTGTCGGCGTGCGGCGCCCGCTTCTCGGCCAGGAGCACCGGGTGGCGTTCCGGCGCGGCAGGGCCGGGGGCGGCGCGCAGGGAGAACCACACGACCTTGCCCGAGCGGCCGTCCTGCTGCCGGGCCCCCCAGGCCTCGCTGAGCGCCTCCACGAGCTGGAGCCCGCGTCCGGAGGTCTCCAGGGCGTCGACCGGGGCCGTGCCCGCGGGGCGGGCGGCCGCGGAGGCCTCGGCGGCCGCTGCATCCCGGAGCATCGGGAGGCGGGGGTCGCTGTCGTAGACGGAGACGGTCAGCCGGCCGAGGCGGAGCTCGATCTCGACCGTGCAGGTCTTGTGCGGCTGCGCATGACGGTGGACGTTGCTGAGCAGCTCCGTGACGCCGAGCGCAGCCCGGTCTATGAGCGGATCGAGCTGCCAGTGGCGCAGTTGCGCCGAAACGATTCGGCGGATCTGTCCGATCCGCAAGGGCAGGGCCTGCAGTTCGACGACGCAGTGCCTGCGGGAATGACTGATCACGGCTGCGACTCCCCGACATCAGTGTTACGGGTGCTGCACCCTCGGTGACGCCTCCCCAGGGTCACCCACTGTGGGCCGGTGTGCAACCGAAAGCGACCAAAAGCGATCCGCATGGATCCCCAAAGTGACTGTTTGCGCAGGTGAGGGGGGTACATTGCGAAAGCGGGCGGCGAAAGGCGAAGAGGCGCCGGGCCCGCCGAGCACTCGGGACTTCCGGAAGTACGAAGGAGCACGGCGCATGAGCACCACCGGTACGACCGCCACGACCATCGACGTCGACCGCAGCGACGCGGACTACCGCGCTTGGCTGAAAGAGGCCGTCCGCAAGGTGCAGGCGGACGCGAACCGCTCCGCCGACACCCACCTGCTGCGCTTCCCGCTCCCGGAGGCCTGGGGCATCGACCTCTACCTCAAGGACGAGTCCACCCACCCGACGGGCTCCCTCAAGCACCGCCTCGCCCGCTCCCTGTTCCTCTACGCCCTCTGCAACGGCTGGATCCGCCCCGGCCGCCCCGTCATCGAGGCCTCGTCCGGTTCCACGGCGGTCTCGGAGGCGTACTTCGCCAAGCTGATCGGCGTCCCGTTCATCGCCGTCATGCCGCGGACGACGAGCCCCGAGAAGTGCCGGCTCATCGAGTTCCACGGCGGCGAATGTCACTTCGTCGACGACTCGATGAAGATGTACGAGGAGTCGGCCGAGCTCGCCGCCCGCACCGGCGGCCACTACATGGACCAGTTCACGTACGCGGAGCGGGCCACGGACTGGCGCGGCAACAACAACATCGCCGAATCGATGTACCAGCAGCTGCGGTTGGAGCGTTACCCCGAACCCGCCTGGATCGTGGCCACGGCCGGCACCGGCGGCACCTCCGCGACGATCGCCCGCTACGTGCACTACATGCAGCACGACACCCGCATCTGCGTCCCGGACCCGGAGAACTCCTGCTTCTTCGACGGCTGGACCCGCCACGACCCGCACGCGACCAGTGACTGCGGCTCGCGCATCG harbors:
- a CDS encoding nitroreductase/quinone reductase family protein, with the translated sequence MTAPKPYYVKAGPLDIRFNALVGKLARLGMSLAGTAELSVRGRTSGKMQRIPVNPYTQDGTRYLVSARGHSQWVRNMRAAGGGELRLGRTVHTFTVTELTDPAEQAVVLRGYLKKWGWEVNRFFDGVTAKSSESELRAAAPDHPVFRITVTS
- the trpS gene encoding tryptophan--tRNA ligase, which produces MSTHDSAVSQAPDLSVARRRSAELEALIAADPGRFRVLTGDRPTGRLHLGHYFGTLQGRVRLQDLGVDTFVIVADYQVLTDRDVAEHLAEHVEDLVLDYLAAGIDPERSTIFTHSSLPALNQLLLPFLSLVSVAELRRNPTVKDEIAHSRQASVSGLMFTYPVHQAADILFCKANLVPVGQDQLPHLEVTRTIARRFNDRYGRGTPVFPEPDALLSAAPLLLGTDGTKMSKSRGNAITLSATADETARLIKGAKTDATRRITYDPASRPEVSSLVLLAALCQERDPVAVAEEIGDGGAAQLKKAVTEAVNERLAPMRARRAELAADTGYVREVLRSGNERAGAVAEATLAEVRTAMGMAY
- a CDS encoding FUSC family protein gives rise to the protein MPGPVWLRHIAEIRAVPVDRALVARGALGMLLPLAVGQLAGRPDLGAAAGLGAYGAAVDDTAAPWRTRALTLLLPQLGGAIGLALGRLTGGQAWAQILLVAVVALVSGLLSTIGRISDMAALVLLLATAMGLGLPTAPAWWQVPLLFLLGGIPLMLLSLTDALRHPGRAERRSVAGALRAVADLLDAPESAWAERRHQVTVAMDAAYDTVVIRRLSPPRPGSSAAQLAAHLDRLIEVIAAAPAVRTAPARESAAEYADAVRRVADAVETRIPGPIALPPAPQDRAGRALRTAVAALATPGEKPADGRPRLLPTRPTPLRRLAGAVAAKFRNPAARRYALRLTACLTVAQAVASLSGLPRSGWLVLTVALIVRPGLGTVPARLVTRVLGTTAGVLIGLAVTAVLPAGWWRIAAVVVLTGLLQAYARRNYALQTLFLTPVMLLLADPLGQAGSTVPRARLIDTVIGCALAFIVGYVLWPEDTRARVDHRLATAHEAIAAYADAREADGDAATLHTLRRRIHGDLAAVRTELIRLRTDPRHHHTLQAWQNDLDHAEAAMTRLTSLTATGHHGTPVVTKEMTRDLSTDLRRRAARLRERRPRRVRVQR
- the purB gene encoding adenylosuccinate lyase, producing MIERYTRPEMAALWSEETKYATWVRVEVLASTAQTSLGVVPDEALADIRRAPLPAVVRIRELEAERDHEILAFLAAWTETMPADSARWVHHGMTSYDLVDTAQGVLLADSVDLVLDAARTLTGLLIDRAEEHWDTVCVARTHGVHAEPTTFGHKLAVHAHALHRCTGRLTAARRAVAVGTLSGAVGTYSHISPQVEAYVCGELGLGVEPVPTQVVARDRHAELIGALAITGAVVEQFALEMRLLQRTEVGEVEEPRSGAYQGSSAMPHKRNPTTSERLCGLARVLRANAGAAYENIALWHERDLAHSSVERVVLPDSLAIAHHQLVSAAELLTGLTVNPERMARNLRATRGLVYSSEVFLGLTEDGVDRESAYRLVQAAADDAHTTGSSLAETLAARGVHAPDAWFEPRRFLGNRDHLKSRLDTLKKEHQRHVDM
- a CDS encoding GNAT family N-acetyltransferase produces the protein MWTCEQVIGAGLDVAEVAALYRASTLAERRPVEDTGRFTSMLAGANLVITARDGDGRLIGIARSLTDGAYSTYLSDLAVDVAWQGKGVGRDLVRATREAAPRAKVILLSAPAAVDYYPHIGFERHNSAWTMTAPAG
- a CDS encoding TetR/AcrR family transcriptional regulator; amino-acid sequence: MSTVRGARERARIEVTAAIKDEARRALAAEGAAKLSLRAVARELGMVSSALYRYFPSRDELLTALIVDAYNSVGAAAEGADARSLASGGTPRARWAVVCAAVRDWALEHPHEYALIYGSPVPGYTAPLDTVGPASRVGNSLIGIVRAAYEGRGISLPPLPAELRPEAARMAADFAEGLPLEAAAALVAAWAQLVGLISFELFGQFERVVEDRAAFFAHAAGQLAHGVGLPAV